From a region of the Listeria monocytogenes ATCC 19117 genome:
- the rsbW gene encoding anti-sigma B factor RsbW, with product MATMHDKITLQLPAKPEYVSLGRLSLSGIASRAGFSYEAIEDLKIAVSEAITNSVKHAFKGEDDGEITVEYLIYEDKLEVRVSDNGTSFDLETRKQEIGPYEVGEDAEMMRIGGLGLFLIETLMDDVKLYYDEGVSVVMTKYINEKQVEENAKSIST from the coding sequence ATGGCAACAATGCATGACAAAATTACATTACAACTTCCTGCCAAGCCTGAATATGTTAGTTTAGGTAGACTTTCATTATCAGGAATTGCAAGTCGCGCAGGATTTTCTTATGAAGCAATTGAAGATTTGAAAATAGCCGTAAGTGAAGCCATCACTAATTCTGTAAAGCACGCATTTAAAGGAGAAGATGATGGTGAGATTACAGTAGAATATCTTATTTATGAAGACAAATTAGAAGTTCGTGTTTCTGATAATGGAACAAGCTTCGACTTAGAAACCCGTAAACAAGAAATTGGCCCATATGAGGTAGGGGAAGATGCGGAGATGATGCGTATCGGAGGTCTAGGTTTATTTTTAATTGAAACATTAATGGATGACGTGAAACTTTATTATGATGAAGGGGTTTCTGTCGTAATGACCAAATATATTAATGAAAAGCAGGTGGAGGAGAATGCCAAAAGTATCTCAACCTGA
- a CDS encoding type II toxin-antitoxin system PemK/MazF family toxin: MMVKRGDVYYADLSPVVGSEQGGIRPVLIIQNDIGNRFSPTVIVAAITAKIQKAKLPTHVEATRKDGFERDSVILLEQIRTIDKQRLTDKITHLDEDLMAKVNKALEVSLGVVEF; encoded by the coding sequence CTGATGGTGAAGCGTGGTGACGTATACTACGCGGACCTTTCCCCCGTGGTCGGAAGCGAGCAAGGGGGAATACGGCCTGTTCTCATCATTCAAAATGATATTGGTAATAGATTCAGTCCAACTGTGATCGTGGCAGCAATAACTGCAAAAATTCAAAAAGCAAAATTGCCAACACACGTGGAAGCTACTCGTAAAGATGGCTTTGAGAGAGATTCTGTCATTCTTTTAGAACAAATTAGAACGATTGACAAACAGCGCCTGACAGACAAAATTACACATTTGGACGAAGATTTAATGGCCAAGGTAAACAAGGCACTTGAAGTCAGTCTAGGAGTAGTAGAATTTTAA
- a CDS encoding PP2C family protein-serine/threonine phosphatase, which translates to MEKAFEGKYRDILIQYLEHQDEEILYTCEKLSREAMEERVSPEEIVHLHRSVLELYGKELPDFVRLSFDVLLEIMVGYGLAYMEHLSLRTEQKELRSEIAQAEDMQKTLMKTEVPEHDELDFGVISVAARQMSGDYYSFTEEGDKQIGIALADVIGKGIPAAFSISMIKYALAGMTGDDRKPSIVLESLNQVAEENINDNMFITMFYGLYHEDTHLFEYGSAGHELGLYYQHKENSFSDLYAKGLPLGVDKNAVYRQFDKKIEVGDAIFIMSDGVTETRTANGFLEREELTEIIAAHISLSAEKMVHAIYDQLVKMQNFELHDDFTLICIKRTK; encoded by the coding sequence ATGGAAAAAGCTTTTGAGGGAAAATACCGTGATATTCTTATTCAGTATTTAGAACATCAAGATGAAGAAATTCTTTATACTTGCGAAAAATTATCCAGAGAAGCTATGGAAGAGCGAGTATCACCAGAAGAAATTGTCCATTTACATCGCTCGGTTCTTGAACTATACGGAAAAGAGTTGCCGGATTTTGTACGATTATCATTTGATGTACTACTAGAAATAATGGTAGGCTACGGCTTAGCTTATATGGAGCATCTTAGTCTAAGAACCGAGCAAAAAGAATTACGTAGTGAAATCGCTCAAGCAGAAGATATGCAAAAAACGTTAATGAAAACAGAGGTACCGGAACACGATGAACTTGATTTTGGAGTTATTAGCGTCGCAGCTAGACAAATGAGCGGTGACTACTATAGCTTTACAGAAGAAGGTGACAAACAAATTGGTATCGCGCTTGCTGATGTTATTGGTAAAGGAATTCCAGCCGCATTTAGTATTTCCATGATAAAATACGCACTAGCTGGAATGACTGGGGACGACAGAAAACCATCTATCGTACTCGAATCATTAAACCAAGTAGCAGAAGAAAATATTAACGACAATATGTTTATCACGATGTTTTACGGGCTTTATCACGAAGATACACATTTGTTTGAATATGGTTCAGCCGGTCATGAGCTGGGCCTCTACTATCAACATAAAGAAAACAGCTTTTCTGATTTATACGCCAAAGGTTTACCACTGGGTGTAGATAAAAATGCTGTCTACCGTCAATTTGATAAGAAAATTGAAGTGGGGGACGCTATATTTATTATGTCAGATGGTGTAACAGAAACAAGAACAGCCAATGGTTTTCTTGAACGTGAAGAGTTAACAGAAATTATAGCAGCGCATATTTCATTATCTGCTGAAAAAATGGTTCATGCGATTTATGATCAATTAGTTAAAATGCAAAACTTTGAGTTGCATGATGACTTTACGCTTATTTGTATTAAGCGAACTAAATAA
- a CDS encoding STAS domain-containing protein encodes MGIPILKLGECLLISIQSELDDHTAVEFQEDLLAKIHETSARGVVIDITSIDFIDSFIAKILGDVVSMSKLMGAKVVVTGIQPAVAITLIELGITFSGVLSAMDLESGLEKLKQELGE; translated from the coding sequence GTGGGGATACCAATCTTAAAGTTAGGTGAATGTTTATTAATTTCTATCCAGAGTGAATTAGATGATCATACTGCGGTAGAATTCCAGGAAGATTTGCTTGCAAAAATCCATGAAACGTCGGCCAGAGGAGTAGTCATTGATATAACTTCCATCGATTTTATTGATTCATTTATTGCAAAAATTCTTGGAGATGTAGTAAGTATGTCTAAACTAATGGGTGCAAAAGTGGTTGTAACTGGGATACAGCCAGCAGTTGCGATTACACTAATTGAACTCGGAATTACGTTTAGCGGAGTACTTTCGGCGATGGACCTTGAAAGTGGTCTGGAAAAACTTAAACAGGAATTGGGGGAATGA
- a CDS encoding collagen binding domain-containing protein, with the protein MKKRWLVFAIICLIITGFLSPKAEAATDYGSSFFTNVSLQNQNGEQTTNFKENSKVRVAYDFVITQPVASGETMTLTIPNQLKLINYGGFPLMDSQGNTIANATVDQATGTITLTFTDYVNTHTDLSGSLFYNATFNSKNIQTDQVNPIAFPVKNSTQTINAFISKVNTGGGTGSPTIVFKQGRMDDKDLSILHWTVTLNNALTPIDNSVYTDTLGSGQNLLGSATIKYRDANKKVITTNIQPITLDADRNFELSIGTLNNQSVVITYDTKITTKQKSYTNKATLSGDNLEAVSRNATVNDYGSGGQGTGTPPAPPVKEEPPFIPAEKQPIEKTVETDFGPLEIVKDSEQNGKIKVIYKVKDGDTLPGVANKFDVSVAEIKDWNNLTSDTLQAGQKLQLTIEKTLLSKITIPPVQKVTSTTSVDGVVKATGVLPHTGDSNPFIPFVTGVSLVALGFTFGRRN; encoded by the coding sequence ATGAAAAAAAGATGGTTAGTATTTGCAATTATATGTTTAATTATCACTGGATTTTTAAGCCCAAAAGCAGAAGCTGCAACAGATTACGGCAGCAGTTTTTTTACTAATGTATCATTACAAAATCAAAACGGGGAGCAAACAACGAATTTTAAGGAAAATAGTAAAGTGCGAGTGGCGTATGATTTCGTTATTACACAGCCAGTTGCAAGCGGAGAAACAATGACGCTTACTATTCCTAATCAGCTAAAATTAATTAATTATGGCGGATTCCCTCTTATGGATTCGCAAGGAAACACGATCGCAAATGCAACCGTTGATCAAGCAACGGGAACCATTACATTAACTTTTACCGACTATGTAAATACACATACAGATTTAAGTGGCAGCCTCTTTTATAACGCAACTTTTAACAGCAAAAATATTCAAACAGATCAAGTAAATCCAATCGCATTTCCGGTGAAAAATTCGACCCAAACGATAAACGCCTTTATTAGCAAAGTTAATACTGGTGGCGGTACGGGCTCACCAACAATCGTTTTTAAACAAGGGCGAATGGATGATAAAGACTTGAGTATTTTACATTGGACTGTTACTTTAAATAATGCGTTGACACCTATTGATAATTCCGTTTACACGGATACGCTTGGCTCAGGGCAAAATCTGCTTGGAAGTGCAACAATCAAATACCGCGATGCCAACAAAAAAGTGATAACTACCAATATCCAGCCAATTACGCTGGATGCAGATCGCAATTTTGAATTATCTATTGGAACGTTAAATAATCAATCTGTTGTCATTACTTATGATACGAAAATTACGACGAAACAAAAAAGCTATACGAATAAAGCAACGCTATCCGGTGATAACCTAGAGGCTGTTTCGAGAAATGCGACAGTGAATGATTACGGTAGCGGTGGACAAGGAACAGGAACCCCGCCAGCGCCACCGGTTAAAGAAGAACCACCATTTATTCCGGCTGAAAAGCAACCGATTGAAAAAACAGTCGAAACAGATTTTGGTCCACTTGAAATCGTTAAAGATTCCGAACAAAATGGTAAAATTAAAGTCATCTATAAAGTGAAAGATGGCGATACATTACCTGGAGTAGCTAATAAGTTTGATGTCTCTGTTGCAGAAATTAAAGACTGGAACAATCTCACATCGGATACTTTACAAGCCGGTCAAAAATTACAACTAACGATTGAAAAAACACTCTTATCCAAAATCACCATTCCACCTGTGCAAAAAGTGACTAGCACAACAAGCGTAGACGGTGTCGTAAAAGCAACAGGGGTTTTACCTCATACTGGGGATTCGAACCCGTTTATCCCATTTGTAACAGGGGTAAGTTTAGTAGCACTTGGTTTTACATTTGGACGTAGAAATTAA
- a CDS encoding anti-sigma regulatory factor: MTFQSCVKIINEWDIVAARQLGRKISKEIGFGTVDQARITTAISELARNIFLYAGRGEICIEKVNESGKQGMIIVAKDKGPGIVDIRKVMQDGYTTSGGLGAGLPGVKRLMDSFDIESSIEGDSKGTVITTTKWVR, from the coding sequence ATGACATTCCAATCCTGTGTAAAGATAATTAATGAATGGGACATTGTAGCTGCTAGGCAACTAGGTAGAAAAATATCCAAAGAAATTGGCTTTGGAACCGTTGACCAAGCAAGAATTACAACTGCCATCAGTGAATTAGCTAGAAATATTTTCCTTTATGCTGGACGAGGAGAAATCTGTATCGAAAAAGTAAATGAATCTGGTAAACAAGGGATGATTATTGTTGCCAAAGACAAAGGTCCAGGTATTGTAGACATAAGAAAAGTAATGCAAGATGGTTATACAACATCGGGCGGACTTGGAGCAGGGCTTCCAGGAGTCAAACGTTTAATGGACAGTTTTGATATTGAATCCAGTATTGAAGGCGATTCTAAAGGAACGGTAATTACAACAACGAAATGGGTTCGGTAA
- a CDS encoding PH domain-containing protein codes for MELDNLEKKLPEKIKTVWRQTEGIAVLTFLLCSVVAAIILYYAGASVWWSAIGFGLTVLYAAFIYLFIIPFRFARWSYQIKPDEMEIQHGIIFRSRVLIPMIRIQHVETEQGPLLRRQKLVSLSITTAAKTHKIEAVNESESDELRHHILELVKVAKEDV; via the coding sequence ATGGAACTTGATAATTTAGAAAAGAAATTACCGGAGAAAATTAAAACAGTTTGGCGGCAAACGGAGGGAATTGCTGTTCTTACTTTTCTACTTTGTTCGGTTGTAGCGGCAATCATTTTGTATTATGCAGGAGCTTCGGTGTGGTGGAGTGCGATCGGTTTTGGATTAACGGTACTTTATGCTGCCTTTATTTACTTATTCATTATTCCGTTTCGTTTTGCACGTTGGAGCTACCAGATTAAACCAGACGAAATGGAAATTCAGCACGGCATTATTTTTAGAAGTCGTGTCTTAATTCCGATGATTCGCATTCAACACGTGGAAACGGAGCAAGGTCCGCTACTTAGAAGACAAAAACTCGTTTCTTTATCGATTACAACTGCTGCAAAAACACATAAGATTGAAGCGGTAAACGAGTCTGAATCAGATGAACTTAGACATCATATTCTTGAACTTGTGAAGGTGGCGAAAGAAGATGTTTGA
- a CDS encoding PH domain-containing protein, producing MFEERRLHPIALIKEIITNVRRNIVPIVVGLFSVFRAINSNGYLPDWAVYLIIVIVILLILTPAVLKYITYKYTLEDQGIRIKYGLIFRKNTYIPYERIQTVQKKQWFFFIPFNVCQILIETAGGNGKTEADLVAVPVGVVDELNDLRDGKKRDIQEAVPETEETTVEVAEAPEKTVMLQTKQLILMAVTSGGVFGTLLIVLAFMQQFREVIPTDWMEAQAEELWKMGIIVLIVLIVLILLVLWGISIVTTLFKYFQFKLMKYPNSLVVEKGLLERNHTTISLSRIQGITIIESPLRQMLGLVAVKVTTAGNSGDEKLSGDILLLPIMKKALALKTLKEMLPDYLFEIEKMERAPKASLRRFLQIYLIWTIIPAAVASILFFPLGLISIILPVLAGIKGVTSYRATGVFTDKHTLLVQSRPIFSKLTHIIRKERIQGLSLRQSIWMEKGGSRHLNVWLKSGSTSAEAYVRYINQDLAIKVYNWYSPSKTIN from the coding sequence ATGTTTGAAGAAAGACGCCTCCATCCGATTGCCCTCATTAAAGAAATTATTACGAACGTAAGACGCAATATTGTTCCTATCGTCGTCGGTTTATTTTCCGTTTTCCGCGCCATTAATAGTAACGGTTATTTGCCGGACTGGGCTGTATATTTAATTATTGTCATCGTTATATTACTCATTTTAACCCCCGCAGTCTTAAAATACATAACCTACAAATACACCCTCGAAGACCAAGGGATTCGCATCAAATACGGTTTGATTTTTCGAAAAAATACATACATACCTTACGAGCGCATCCAAACCGTCCAAAAGAAACAATGGTTTTTCTTTATCCCATTTAATGTCTGCCAAATTTTAATCGAAACAGCTGGCGGTAACGGGAAAACAGAAGCCGATTTAGTCGCTGTCCCAGTTGGCGTAGTAGACGAATTAAATGATTTACGCGACGGTAAAAAGAGAGACATCCAAGAAGCCGTGCCAGAAACCGAGGAAACCACAGTAGAAGTGGCAGAAGCACCAGAAAAAACGGTCATGCTACAAACAAAACAGCTTATTTTAATGGCAGTAACATCCGGCGGCGTTTTCGGGACGCTCCTTATCGTTCTAGCATTCATGCAACAATTCCGAGAAGTCATCCCGACAGACTGGATGGAAGCTCAAGCAGAAGAGTTATGGAAAATGGGCATTATCGTACTAATTGTATTAATTGTCTTGATTCTTTTGGTATTATGGGGAATATCAATTGTGACGACATTGTTCAAGTATTTCCAGTTCAAATTGATGAAATATCCCAATTCACTTGTTGTAGAAAAAGGACTATTAGAACGAAACCATACAACCATTTCACTTTCGCGTATTCAAGGAATCACCATTATTGAATCACCACTACGACAAATGCTCGGCTTAGTAGCGGTCAAAGTTACTACTGCAGGGAACTCGGGTGATGAAAAACTATCCGGTGACATTTTACTTTTGCCTATTATGAAAAAAGCGTTGGCTTTAAAAACATTAAAAGAAATGCTACCAGATTATTTATTTGAAATAGAAAAAATGGAACGTGCTCCAAAAGCCAGTTTGCGCAGATTTTTGCAGATTTACTTGATCTGGACAATTATCCCAGCCGCAGTAGCAAGTATTTTATTTTTCCCACTCGGCTTAATTAGTATTATTTTGCCAGTTTTAGCAGGGATAAAAGGGGTAACCAGCTACCGCGCAACCGGAGTTTTCACAGATAAGCACACACTCCTTGTCCAGTCACGCCCAATTTTCTCCAAGTTAACGCACATTATCCGCAAAGAGCGAATTCAAGGTTTAAGCTTAAGACAAAGCATTTGGATGGAAAAAGGCGGATCAAGGCACTTAAATGTTTGGCTTAAATCAGGAAGTACAAGCGCTGAAGCTTATGTTCGCTATATCAATCAAGACTTAGCTATCAAGGTATACAATTGGTACAGCCCGTCCAAAACAATAAATTAA
- the acpS gene encoding holo-ACP synthase translates to MIKGIGLDMIDLERVKQVVEKNPRFIERVLTEKEIKQFEKYEGNRKIEFLAGRFAAKEAYAKANGTGFGKHLSFTDVEILQVEDGRPHVTLPVKSGENVFVSITHTARSAAAQVIIEI, encoded by the coding sequence ATGATTAAAGGAATCGGACTAGATATGATTGATTTAGAACGTGTAAAACAAGTCGTGGAAAAGAATCCACGCTTTATCGAACGTGTTTTAACAGAAAAAGAAATTAAGCAATTTGAAAAATACGAAGGTAATCGCAAAATCGAATTTTTAGCTGGGCGTTTTGCAGCAAAAGAAGCATATGCTAAGGCGAATGGAACTGGTTTTGGCAAACATTTAAGTTTTACGGATGTAGAAATTTTGCAAGTAGAAGATGGGCGACCCCATGTTACTTTACCAGTCAAATCAGGTGAAAACGTTTTTGTGAGCATTACCCACACAGCTAGATCAGCCGCAGCTCAAGTGATAATTGAAATTTAG
- the alr gene encoding alanine racemase: protein MVTGWHRPTWIEIDRAAIRENIKNEQNKLPENVDLWAVVKANAYGHGIIEVARTAKEAGAKGFCVAILDEALALREAGFQDDFILVLGATRKEDANLAAKNHISLTVFREDWLEDLTLEAPLRIHLKVDSGMGRLGIRTTDEARRIETTIAKDNQLQLEGIYTHFATADQLETSYFEQQLAKFQTILTSLKNRPTYVHTANSAASLLQPQIGFDAIRFGISMYGLTPSTEIKTSLPFELKPALALYTEMVHVKELAPGDSVSYGATYTATEREWVATLPIGYADGLIRHYSGFHVLVDGELAPIIGRVCMDQTIIKLPREFQTGSKVTIIGTDHGNTITADDAAHYLDTINYEVTCLLNERIPRKYIH from the coding sequence ATGGTGACAGGCTGGCATCGTCCTACATGGATTGAGATAGACCGCGCAGCAATTCGCGAAAATATAAAAAATGAACAAAATAAACTTCCAGAAAATGTGGATTTATGGGCAGTAGTCAAAGCTAATGCATATGGTCACGGAATTATCGAAGTTGCTAGAACAGCGAAAGAAGCTGGAGCAAAAGGTTTCTGTGTTGCCATTTTAGATGAGGCGTTGGCTCTTAGAGAAGCTGGGTTTCAAGATGACTTTATTCTTGTACTTGGCGCAACTAGAAAAGAAGATGCAAATTTAGCGGCCAAAAACCACATTTCCCTCACTGTTTTTAGAGAGGACTGGCTAGAGGACCTAACCTTAGAAGCGCCACTTCGCATTCATTTAAAAGTAGATAGCGGTATGGGGCGTCTTGGGATTCGTACAACCGACGAAGCAAGGCGAATCGAAACGACAATTGCTAAAGACAACCAACTACAACTAGAAGGTATCTACACGCATTTTGCAACAGCTGATCAACTTGAAACTAGTTATTTCGAACAACAATTAGCTAAGTTCCAAACCATTTTAACGAGTTTAAAAAATCGCCCAACGTATGTTCATACAGCCAATTCAGCTGCTTCATTATTACAGCCACAAATCGGGTTTGATGCGATTCGCTTTGGTATATCGATGTACGGGTTAACCCCTTCCACCGAAATCAAAACTAGCTTACCATTTGAGCTTAAACCAGCCCTTGCACTCTATACCGAAATGGTTCATGTGAAAGAACTCGCACCAGGTGATAGTGTTAGCTACGGAGCAACCTACACTGCAACAGAACGAGAATGGGTTGCAACGTTACCGATTGGCTATGCAGATGGGTTGATTCGTCATTACAGCGGATTTCATGTTTTAGTAGACGGGGAACTAGCCCCAATTATAGGACGCGTTTGTATGGATCAAACCATCATAAAACTACCGCGCGAATTTCAAACTGGTTCAAAAGTAACGATAATTGGCACGGACCATGGAAACACGATAACAGCAGATGATGCCGCTCACTATTTAGATACAATAAATTATGAGGTTACTTGTCTGTTAAATGAGCGTATACCTAGAAAATACATCCATTAG
- a CDS encoding RsbT co-antagonist protein RsbRA, whose product MYKDFANFIRTNKADLLNDWMNEMEKQSDQLINDIAKEAMYEETSKEFVDLIVSNVTENGSKFNEKLDDFAEKVVHLGWPIHFVTTGLRVFGLLVYTAMRDKDLFLKREEKPEDDAYYRFETWLSSMYNKVVTAYADTWEKTVSIQKSALQELSAPLLPIFEKISVMPLIGTIDTERAKLIIENLLIGVVKNRSEVVLIDITGVPVVDTMVAHHIIQASEAVRLVGCQAMLVGIRPEIAQTIVNLGIELDQIITTNTMKKGMERALALTNREIVEKEG is encoded by the coding sequence ATGTATAAAGATTTTGCAAACTTCATCCGTACAAATAAAGCAGACTTACTGAATGACTGGATGAACGAAATGGAGAAACAATCAGATCAGCTAATCAATGACATTGCAAAAGAAGCAATGTACGAAGAAACTAGCAAAGAATTTGTGGATTTAATTGTTTCGAATGTTACCGAAAACGGTTCTAAGTTCAACGAAAAACTAGATGATTTTGCAGAGAAAGTGGTCCACCTAGGTTGGCCGATTCATTTTGTTACCACTGGCCTACGTGTTTTTGGGCTTTTAGTATATACAGCAATGAGAGATAAAGATTTATTTTTAAAGAGAGAAGAAAAACCTGAAGATGATGCCTATTATCGCTTTGAAACATGGCTTTCCTCCATGTATAACAAAGTGGTCACAGCCTACGCGGATACGTGGGAAAAGACAGTTTCTATCCAAAAAAGTGCACTACAGGAATTATCGGCACCACTTTTGCCAATATTTGAAAAAATTTCTGTAATGCCGTTAATTGGGACGATTGACACGGAAAGAGCCAAGTTAATCATAGAAAATTTATTAATAGGTGTTGTAAAAAATCGGTCAGAAGTGGTTTTGATTGATATTACGGGAGTTCCTGTTGTTGATACAATGGTTGCGCACCATATTATTCAAGCGTCCGAAGCGGTTAGACTTGTCGGCTGTCAGGCGATGCTTGTAGGTATTAGACCAGAAATCGCGCAAACAATCGTTAACTTAGGAATTGAATTAGATCAAATTATCACGACCAACACAATGAAAAAAGGCATGGAGCGTGCGCTAGCCTTGACGAACAGAGAGATAGTAGAAAAAGAGGGGTGA
- the hemG gene encoding protoporphyrinogen oxidase gives MKHIVIIGGGLSGLAAAYELQKTHPNYTWELVEKDKKLGGKFETVKRDGFLIEKGPDSFLARKPAGVGLVKDLGLEDKLIANATGRSYIYHQKALHPIPEGSVMGIPTDKEALLASTLVSEIGKARALQEPTMERNNQEQDQALGEFFEARFGKELVKTIIEPLLSGIYAGDIYKMSLRATFPQFEQAVKKYGNLMDGLKESSMQTTGTKATIGAFRTLEGGLDALPKAIAAALPKENLHTAKQATNITKKNSSYEISFVDGDKMEADGVIIAATHDALIHLLAEKTTEPFAGQPLTTLATVSLAYNEQDVPILPDGTGYLVARTAPYKTTACTWVQKKWPHMVPENKMLLRGFVGKAGETWLEQASDEAIVSAVLRDYAEMMDLHAAPLFYEVSRMKSAMPQYLVNHQDRLKQLKKNIKADYPGVYFAGMSYEGVGIPDCIAGAQTAAKELVDYLEEV, from the coding sequence GTGAAACATATAGTCATTATCGGAGGCGGCTTATCAGGGCTTGCAGCAGCGTATGAACTACAAAAAACACATCCGAATTATACGTGGGAATTAGTAGAAAAAGACAAAAAACTAGGCGGGAAATTTGAAACGGTTAAACGGGACGGATTTTTAATTGAAAAAGGACCAGACTCCTTTTTAGCAAGAAAACCAGCTGGTGTAGGCTTAGTGAAGGATTTAGGACTCGAAGATAAACTGATTGCGAACGCGACAGGAAGATCCTACATTTACCACCAAAAAGCACTTCATCCGATTCCAGAAGGCTCAGTGATGGGAATTCCAACAGATAAAGAAGCATTGCTAGCTAGTACACTCGTATCCGAAATTGGGAAAGCTCGCGCACTTCAAGAACCAACAATGGAACGAAATAATCAAGAACAAGATCAAGCACTTGGCGAATTCTTTGAAGCGCGATTCGGTAAAGAATTAGTCAAAACAATTATCGAACCACTTTTATCAGGAATTTATGCCGGAGATATATACAAAATGAGTTTACGCGCCACTTTTCCACAATTCGAACAAGCAGTTAAAAAATATGGGAATTTGATGGATGGCTTAAAAGAAAGTAGCATGCAAACGACAGGGACAAAAGCTACTATTGGTGCTTTTCGAACATTAGAAGGCGGGCTAGATGCGTTACCAAAAGCCATTGCCGCCGCACTTCCAAAAGAAAATTTGCATACAGCAAAACAAGCAACGAACATTACGAAAAAGAATAGCTCTTACGAAATTTCTTTTGTAGATGGCGATAAAATGGAGGCAGATGGCGTCATTATCGCTGCCACACATGATGCGCTAATTCATTTATTAGCAGAAAAAACGACAGAACCATTCGCGGGACAACCGCTTACGACTCTCGCAACTGTCTCATTAGCATACAATGAACAAGATGTACCGATTTTACCAGATGGAACAGGCTATCTAGTTGCCAGAACCGCCCCATATAAAACCACTGCTTGTACATGGGTGCAGAAAAAATGGCCGCATATGGTACCAGAAAATAAAATGTTACTACGAGGCTTTGTTGGGAAAGCGGGAGAAACTTGGTTAGAGCAAGCAAGTGATGAAGCAATCGTTTCAGCTGTTTTGAGAGATTATGCGGAAATGATGGACCTTCACGCCGCGCCACTTTTTTATGAAGTAAGCCGAATGAAATCCGCAATGCCTCAATACTTAGTTAATCACCAGGACCGACTAAAACAATTGAAAAAGAACATCAAAGCAGATTACCCAGGGGTTTATTTTGCAGGAATGAGCTACGAAGGTGTGGGTATTCCTGATTGCATCGCAGGAGCTCAAACAGCCGCTAAGGAATTAGTAGATTACTTGGAAGAGGTGTAA
- a CDS encoding CopG family ribbon-helix-helix protein, with the protein MLEKEKRMIISVELTQEMIQELDVVVEKEKMGRSEVIMEATQQFLQEKRARELRDEMERGYAEMATINFAIACECTHVEAEAEDRNISILGG; encoded by the coding sequence GTGTTAGAGAAAGAAAAGCGGATGATAATATCCGTAGAACTGACACAGGAAATGATACAAGAACTCGACGTAGTTGTAGAAAAAGAAAAAATGGGGCGGAGTGAAGTTATAATGGAAGCAACGCAACAGTTTTTACAAGAGAAAAGGGCTCGCGAATTAAGAGACGAGATGGAGCGCGGCTATGCAGAAATGGCGACAATTAATTTCGCTATCGCATGCGAGTGTACCCATGTCGAAGCAGAAGCAGAAGACAGGAATATTAGTATTTTAGGAGGTTAA